A genomic region of Apteryx mantelli isolate bAptMan1 chromosome 10, bAptMan1.hap1, whole genome shotgun sequence contains the following coding sequences:
- the USB1 gene encoding U6 snRNA phosphodiesterase 1, which translates to MFKEQEEEVEDDSSKHGGRVRNFPHERGNWATYVYIPYEVQEDFLELLDLLVSHARTYASSLTAMEEFHISLSQSVVLRYHWINPFVQSLKERLASFDRFFCLADQVKVYTNQNKTRTFIGLAVSAGHFQLLELVSEVDKVMEEFDLPTFYKDPSFHISLAWCVGDLTGRLEGQCLRELQDIVDRFEDSAHLLRVQWEQIRCKSGNKYFSFPLR; encoded by the exons ATGTTcaaagagcaggaggaggaagtcgaagACGACAGCTCCAAGCACGGCGGCCGCGTGCGCAACTTCCCGCACGAGCGGGGCAATTGGGCGACGTACGTCTACATACCCT ATGAAGTCCAGGAGGACTTCTTGGAGTTGCTGGACCTCCTGGTTTCCCATGCTCGCACCTACGCTTCGTCACTCACTGCCATGGAAGAGTTCCACATCAGCCTCTCGCAGAGCGTGGTGCTGCGCTATCACTGGATAAACCCCTTTGTCCAGTCCCTTAAGGAACGCCTGGCCTCCTTCGACAG GTTCTTCTGTCTAGCTGACCAAGTGAAGGTTTATACCAACCAGAACAAAACCAG GACCTTTATTGGCTTGGCAGTCTCTGCTGGGCATTTCCAGTTGCTGGAACTGGTCTCAGAGGTGGACAAAGTTATGGAGGAATTTGATCTGCCGACGTTCTACAAG GACCCTTCATTCCATATCAGCTTGGCCTGGTGTGTTGGAGACCTGACTGGCAGGCTGGAAGGGCAGTGTCTGCGGGAGCTCCAG GACATTGTGGACAGGTTTGAGGACTCGGCGCACCTGCTGCGTGTCCAGTGGGAGCAAATCCGTTGCAAGTCAGGGAACAAGTACTTCTCTTTCCCCTTGAGGTAG
- the ZNF319 gene encoding zinc finger protein 319, whose translation MSESWQQQQQQPQQPPPPPPQQHHTGAATLPEHSIPPSTAENPLGCAVYGILLQPDPSLQHHQHAPIQAGEPSHKCGVCGHDLAHLSNPHEHQCLPGHDRSFQCTQCLKIFHQATDLLEHQCIQVEQKPFVCGVCKMGFSLLTSLAQHHNVHNGNAMKCSICEKTYKPPEAEHSQPLDPSEKPYSCSICQKTFKHLSELSRHERIHTGEKPYKCTLCDKSFSQSSHLVHHKRTHSSERPYKCTVCEKTFKHRSHLVRHMYAHSGEHLFKCNVCELHFKESSELLQHPCTPSGERPFRCGECQKAFKRPSDLRQHERTHSEERPFKCDLCQMSFKQQYALMRHRRTHKAEEPFKCNLCEKGFVQPSHLVYHQHVHGIENLFKCNVCQKGFNQSSELLRHKCVQNAERPFKCAVCNKSYKRASALQKHQLAHCAEKPLKCTLCERRFFSSSEFVQHRCDPAREKPLKCPDCEKRFKYASDLQRHRRVHTGEKPYKCPSCEKAFKQREHLNKHHSVHAREQQYKCMWCGERFLDLGLLQEHSVQHTAEGAYQVAACLP comes from the coding sequence atgtcagaaagctggcagcagcaacagcagcaaccacagcagccgccgccgccaccaccgcagCAGCACCATACTGGGGCTGCCACCCTTCCAGAGCACTCCATCCCGCCGAGCACTGCTGAGAACCCCTTGGGCTGCGCTGTCTACGGCATCCTGCTCCAGCCGGACCCCAGTCTGCAGCACCACCAGCACGCTCCGATCCAGGCTGGAGAGCCCTCCCACAAATGCGGGGTGTGTGGCCATGACCTCGCTCACTTGTCCAACCCCCATGAGCACCAGTGCTTGCCAGGCCATGACCGCTCTTTCCAGTGCACCCAGTGTCTGAAGATCTTCCACCAGGCCACTGACCTCCTTGAACACCAGTGCATCCAGGTGGAGCAGAAGCCTTTTGTGTGCGGCGTGTGCAAGATGGGCTTTTCTCTCCTCACTTCGCTGGCGCAGCACCACAACGTCCACAATGGCAATGCCATGAAGTGCTCTATCTGCGAGAAGACCTACAAGCCTCCCGAGGCAGAGCACTCGCAGCCTCTTGACCCCTCAGAGAAGCCCTACAGCTGCTCCATCTGTCAGAAGACCTTCAAGCACCTCTCAGAGCTCTCCCGCCATGAGCGCATCCACACGGGAGAGAAGCCGTACAAGTGCACGCTGTGCGACAAGAGCTTCAGCCAGTCATCCCACCTGGTGCACCATAAGCGGACGCACAGCTCGGAGCGGCCCTACAAGTGCACGGTGTGCGAGAAGACCTTCAAGCACCGCTCGCACCTGGTGCGCCACATGTACGCGCACTCGGGGGAGCACCTCTTCAAGTGCAATGTCTGCGAGCTGCACTTCAAGGAGTCGTCGGAGCTGCTGCAGCACCCCTGCACGCCCAGCGGGGAACGGCCCTTCCGCTGCGGCGAGTGCCAGAAGGCCTTCAAGCGCCCCTCGGACCTGCGGCAGCACGAGCGCACGCACAGCGAGGAGCGGCCCTTCAAGTGTGACCTCTGCCAGATGAGCTTCAAGCAGCAATATGCGCTCATGCGCCATCGCCGCACACACAAGGCCGAGGAGCCCTTCAAGTGCAACCTGTGCGAGAAGGGCTTTGTGCAGCCCTCGCACTTGGTGTACCACCAGCACGTGCACGGCATAGAAAACCTCTTCAAGTGCAACGTGTGCCAGAAGGGCTTCAACCAGTCCTCGGAGCTGCTGCGGCACAAGTGCGTGCAGAACGCAGAGCGGCCCTTCAAGTGCGCAGTGTGCAACAAGTCCTACAAGCGGGCCTCGGCCCTGCAGAAGCACCAGCTGGCCCACTGCGCCGAGAAGCCGCTCAAGTGCACGCTTTGTGAGAGacgtttcttctcctcctccgagTTTGTGCAGCACCGCTGCGACCCAGCCCGTGAGAAGCCCCTCAAGTGCCCCGACTGTGAAAAGCGGTTCAAGTATGCCTCGGACCTGCAGCGCCACCGGCGCGTGCATACGGGCGAGAAGCCCTACAAGTGCCCCTCGTGTGAGAAGGCCTTCAAGCAGCGCGAGCACCTCAACAAGCACCACAGCGTGCACGCCCGGGAGCAGCAGTACAAGTGCATGTGGTGTGGAGAACGGTTCCTGGACTTGGGCCTGCTGCAGGAGCACAGCGTCCAGCACACGGCCGAGGGCGCCTACCAGGTGGCTGCCTGCTTGCCGTGA
- the SPMIP8 gene encoding sperm microtubule inner protein 8, protein MAESCAAPPWPGDGCRGWPGPAAPPRPPRSMLAGVKEDLYHPRLPTIRHMDMAASKLPDGHARTSTLCTREDFDRASFALPGPPCPRPPGLGLPERGPLLAVRDGVGSVAPGAPGRKGEEWPSYTQAVDDWSRFVSPSAEFGLPGAGPRCSRYADQSRCLWQDAGLRGYGQKPLLKSSL, encoded by the exons ATGGCCGAGAGCTGCGCAGCGCCGCCGTGGCCGGGGGACGGCTGCCGGGGCTGgccgggccctgctgccccacCAAGGCCACCGAGGAGCATGTTGGCAGGCGTGAAGGAGGACCTGTACCACCCCAGGCTGCCGACCATCCGCCACATGGACATGGCCGCGTCCAAGCTCCCGGATGGACACGCCAGAACCAGCACGCTCTGCACCCGAG AGGACTTCGACAGAGCCTCCTTCGCCCTGCCGGGGCCACCCTGCCCACGTCCCCCCGGCCTG GGATTGCCGGAACGGGGCCCGCTGCTTGCCGTGAGGGATGGGGTCGGCAGCGTGGCACCGGGGGCACCCGGCCGCAAGGGGGAAGAGTGGCCCAGCTACACGCAGGCGGTGGACGACTGGTCCCGCTTCGTCTCGCCGTCTGCAGAATTCGGGCTGCCCGGCGCGG GCCCCAGGTGCAGCCGCTACGCAGACCAGTCCCGTTGCCTCTGGCAAGACGCCGGCCTGCGCGGATACGGCCAGAAGCCTCTCCTGAAGAGCAGCTTGTAG